The Kroppenstedtia pulmonis genome has a segment encoding these proteins:
- a CDS encoding histidine phosphatase family protein — MRLIWLRHGETAANLEKRYCGHLDLPLHEQGFQQADTVAEQLAFLPLTMVFSSDLLRCRQTAERVCVHHPGVTFHTSSLLRELSFGEWEGLTYEEIRSRDPNRLHRWIKDPVGVAPPGGEGLNQMGERMKRWMKTSLKDGAGDGVYLIVCHGGPIRWFFSDQVRRDHSSFWDLSIPPGGWLVTDWKDGKWVAAENPDTVSGKKGKR; from the coding sequence ATGCGCTTAATATGGCTTCGACATGGAGAGACTGCGGCGAACCTGGAAAAACGGTATTGCGGCCATCTGGATCTGCCTCTTCATGAACAAGGATTTCAGCAAGCGGATACCGTTGCGGAGCAACTGGCTTTCCTTCCACTGACGATGGTTTTTTCCAGTGATCTGCTCCGATGTCGGCAGACTGCGGAACGGGTTTGTGTTCATCATCCTGGTGTCACTTTCCATACCTCTTCATTGCTTCGTGAGCTTTCTTTTGGAGAGTGGGAAGGACTTACCTATGAGGAGATCCGATCCCGGGATCCCAATCGATTGCACCGGTGGATCAAAGATCCGGTGGGGGTTGCCCCTCCTGGTGGTGAAGGGCTAAACCAGATGGGTGAGCGGATGAAGAGATGGATGAAAACCTCTCTTAAGGATGGGGCAGGGGATGGGGTGTATCTGATTGTTTGTCACGGAGGTCCCATTCGTTGGTTTTTCTCTGATCAGGTCCGACGGGATCACAGTTCGTTTTGGGATCTGTCTATTCCTCCCGGTGGCTGGCTGGTAACGGACTGGAAGGATGGAAAGTGGGTGGCGGCGGAAAATCCGGATACCGTCTCAGGGAAGAAGGGAAAGAGATGA
- a CDS encoding adenosylcobinamide amidohydrolase encodes MFPITYNLFQDPSFVLQLDPTHWRIQSVQEVDVLSNAPIHGGLSVTHTLINRHVSLAYAPKDPLQETKEWLREAGYDPDQTVTLLTAAPVEKAIVTEQTFFQGRLAAIVTAGVSNAARAGKPGPTYTECPNMTHSTPPGTINIALWIDAQVSHSAMVNTVITATEAKAAALAEMGVQDGDGDIATGTTTDAVIIAATQREQGGWEHHYAGLASPLGQAVGLAVHQAVREAVSEQRKARRWNPLSS; translated from the coding sequence GTGTTTCCCATTACATACAATTTGTTTCAAGACCCTTCTTTTGTATTACAACTGGATCCCACTCATTGGAGGATTCAAAGTGTGCAGGAAGTGGATGTGTTAAGCAATGCACCGATCCATGGGGGGTTAAGTGTTACCCATACCCTGATCAACCGCCATGTATCGCTGGCGTATGCTCCGAAAGATCCTTTGCAAGAGACGAAGGAATGGTTGAGGGAAGCCGGTTATGATCCCGATCAAACCGTTACGTTATTGACAGCGGCCCCGGTGGAAAAAGCGATTGTGACAGAACAAACTTTTTTTCAGGGGCGACTGGCGGCCATTGTAACCGCCGGTGTCAGTAATGCCGCCCGTGCCGGAAAGCCTGGTCCCACATATACGGAATGTCCTAATATGACTCATTCCACTCCCCCCGGTACCATCAATATCGCTTTATGGATTGATGCCCAGGTCAGCCACAGTGCCATGGTGAATACTGTGATCACTGCTACTGAAGCAAAGGCGGCGGCACTGGCGGAAATGGGAGTACAGGATGGGGATGGAGATATTGCAACCGGTACCACCACCGATGCGGTCATCATTGCCGCCACACAGCGGGAGCAAGGGGGATGGGAGCATCATTATGCAGGGTTGGCCAGTCCTCTGGGGCAAGCGGTGGGATTGGCGGTTCATCAAGCCGTCCGGGAAGCGGTTTCTGAACAAAGAAAGGCACGACGATGGAACCCGCTCTCCTCCTGA
- a CDS encoding lipopolysaccharide biosynthesis protein, giving the protein MFLKIKQLFSDSMAFAMALMGNKIVAFLLVPVYTRYLEPARFGDWGLTNAIAMVVTYFCMLGMDTAFAFYFFESESKEDQNGYFTVAVFFPVAISLLFLLISFVVSPLTTDWLFTDGEGYAHLLTLTILTIVFNVVIQQILAYARFTRQVKTFMIGSMSFVIGSSLASVWLVVFGQMGVVGIICGQIAGQSVVAVVLLWIYRKNFTHHVTKKHLRDLFSYGVPLLPTLLAFWVMNAVSQPIIYYMVSAEAGGIYGLAVRFASIMVLITAAFQHAWRPFSISIKEREDAKRIYSLLGRGLLVLGTFFILFLSFFIEPIIKLAVGKPDFYAAYPYVWMLALGILLNTIHLIVGVGLFIHKQTRSISRTFVMAALIYLAGNLILVPMFGIWGTGSMTVLTYLYVFLSIYHKGQKIYPINFRMKSMLTYLGFFIAVMVSVTWMQIHNWNHLWLPYLFVTLLTGTMVFLTGLFQVESLSRLRRLVPRLVHKG; this is encoded by the coding sequence ATGTTTTTAAAGATCAAGCAACTATTTTCTGATTCCATGGCTTTTGCCATGGCATTAATGGGAAATAAAATCGTGGCCTTTCTTTTGGTACCGGTTTATACTCGTTACCTGGAACCCGCGCGATTTGGGGATTGGGGTCTGACGAACGCCATTGCCATGGTGGTTACTTATTTTTGCATGTTGGGAATGGATACGGCCTTTGCTTTTTATTTCTTTGAATCCGAAAGCAAAGAGGATCAAAATGGCTACTTTACAGTTGCGGTATTTTTCCCCGTTGCGATCAGCCTTCTGTTTTTGTTGATCTCATTCGTAGTCAGTCCACTAACTACGGATTGGTTGTTTACGGATGGGGAGGGGTATGCTCATTTGCTGACTTTAACCATTTTAACCATTGTATTTAACGTGGTTATTCAACAGATCCTTGCTTACGCCCGGTTTACCCGACAGGTGAAAACTTTTATGATCGGTTCGATGTCTTTTGTAATCGGTTCCAGCCTGGCCAGTGTGTGGTTGGTAGTGTTTGGACAGATGGGGGTAGTAGGGATTATCTGTGGGCAAATTGCGGGGCAATCGGTGGTGGCGGTGGTCTTGTTATGGATTTATCGCAAGAACTTTACACATCACGTTACGAAAAAGCATTTACGGGATCTGTTTAGTTACGGGGTTCCCCTTTTGCCGACCCTCCTTGCCTTCTGGGTGATGAATGCCGTCAGTCAACCGATTATCTATTATATGGTTTCGGCGGAAGCAGGAGGGATCTATGGTTTGGCGGTTCGTTTCGCCAGTATCATGGTTCTGATTACAGCCGCATTCCAACATGCCTGGCGTCCTTTTTCGATTTCGATCAAGGAGCGGGAAGATGCCAAACGGATCTATAGTCTGTTGGGGCGTGGTCTGTTGGTGTTGGGAACTTTTTTTATATTGTTTCTCAGCTTTTTCATCGAGCCGATCATCAAATTGGCAGTGGGAAAGCCGGACTTTTATGCCGCTTATCCCTATGTCTGGATGTTGGCTCTGGGAATCCTTTTGAATACGATTCATCTGATTGTCGGGGTGGGGTTATTCATCCATAAACAGACCCGATCCATCTCCCGAACATTTGTGATGGCAGCACTGATTTACCTGGCAGGCAATCTGATTCTGGTACCCATGTTTGGCATTTGGGGAACAGGATCGATGACGGTCCTCACTTACTTGTACGTTTTCCTGTCGATCTACCATAAGGGCCAAAAAATTTATCCGATTAACTTTCGGATGAAGTCGATGCTGACCTACCTGGGTTTTTTCATCGCCGTTATGGTTTCTGTAACTTGGATGCAGATCCACAACTGGAATCACCTGTGGCTCCCCTATCTGTTTGTAACCCTCCTCACAGGGACGATGGTTTTCCTGACAGGGTTGTTTCAGGTCGAATCCTTGTCCCGTTTACGGCGTTTGGTGCCCCGTCTGGTACACAAAGGATGA
- a CDS encoding cobyric acid synthase: MGSVYSSRWLAGNGLEGWKVGGGGKSGYRLREEGKEMKGIMLQGTASDVGKSVLCTALCRYFREEGFQVAPFKAQNMALNSFITAEGDEIGRAQGVQAEAAGVEATADMNPVLLKPKGEHRAEVVVQGRRLGEMEAKEYQGLTQEMMLKPIRQSLKRLSQEFDVVVMEGAGSPAEVNLKDRDIANMRIAELANVPVILVADIDRGGVFASIVGTLELLDSEERRRIKGLIINKFRGDLELFRPGVRWLEERTGIPVLGVMPFRQMEVEPEDSLALDSLTRQSAGEKVLDLAVIRFPRIANYTDFLPLSRVSGVSLRFVRTIRELGEPDAVFLPGTDSVFPDLDWLWEQGWVDLLRDQVSQGTFLAGVGGGYPMMGRRLSCWDGREREGLGVVPVDFSSVSTPKTARIKGKVLPEAWGETIGVEGYVIHPGRAHYREGAFPLLQLEDGTWEGWVSPDKQIWGTHLHGLFDNPAFTKNWLNRIRRNKGWSEIDDVFPSGYVQREEVYRELSVWARRHLDLGQISKMMGL; the protein is encoded by the coding sequence TTGGGATCTGTCTATTCCTCCCGGTGGCTGGCTGGTAACGGACTGGAAGGATGGAAAGTGGGTGGCGGCGGAAAATCCGGATACCGTCTCAGGGAAGAAGGGAAAGAGATGAAAGGAATCATGTTACAGGGCACCGCCTCTGATGTGGGAAAAAGTGTATTGTGTACAGCCCTGTGTCGTTATTTTCGAGAAGAAGGTTTTCAGGTGGCTCCTTTTAAGGCGCAAAATATGGCACTCAATTCCTTTATTACGGCGGAGGGCGATGAAATTGGCCGGGCCCAGGGTGTTCAGGCAGAAGCTGCAGGGGTGGAAGCGACAGCGGATATGAATCCGGTATTATTGAAGCCCAAGGGTGAGCACAGGGCGGAGGTGGTGGTACAGGGACGCCGCTTGGGAGAAATGGAGGCGAAGGAGTATCAGGGACTTACACAGGAGATGATGCTAAAACCAATTCGGCAATCCCTGAAACGATTGTCCCAGGAATTTGATGTGGTTGTTATGGAAGGAGCAGGAAGTCCGGCGGAGGTGAATTTGAAAGATCGGGATATCGCCAATATGCGTATTGCGGAATTGGCCAATGTGCCGGTGATTCTCGTTGCGGATATTGATCGGGGGGGTGTATTTGCCTCGATTGTCGGAACCCTGGAGCTGCTGGATTCCGAAGAACGCCGCCGGATAAAAGGTTTGATCATCAACAAATTTCGAGGGGACCTGGAGCTGTTCAGGCCGGGAGTCCGCTGGTTGGAGGAGCGTACCGGGATCCCAGTCCTGGGAGTGATGCCTTTCCGACAGATGGAGGTGGAACCGGAAGACTCCCTGGCTTTGGATTCCCTCACCCGGCAATCAGCAGGGGAAAAAGTTTTGGATCTGGCTGTCATCCGTTTTCCCCGAATTGCCAACTATACGGATTTTCTGCCTCTGTCACGGGTTTCCGGTGTAAGCTTACGCTTTGTCCGCACAATCAGGGAGTTGGGGGAGCCGGATGCTGTTTTCCTCCCTGGAACCGACTCTGTTTTCCCGGATTTGGACTGGTTATGGGAACAGGGGTGGGTTGATCTGTTGCGGGATCAGGTGAGTCAGGGCACGTTTCTGGCAGGAGTCGGCGGCGGATATCCAATGATGGGGCGGCGATTGTCCTGTTGGGATGGGAGGGAGAGAGAGGGCTTGGGGGTTGTTCCAGTTGATTTCTCTTCGGTATCCACTCCCAAGACCGCCCGTATCAAGGGGAAGGTCCTGCCTGAAGCTTGGGGGGAAACAATAGGGGTGGAGGGGTATGTGATTCACCCTGGACGTGCCCATTACCGTGAGGGAGCTTTCCCCCTGCTTCAGCTGGAAGACGGTACATGGGAGGGTTGGGTGTCTCCTGATAAACAGATATGGGGTACCCACCTTCATGGATTGTTTGACAACCCGGCTTTCACTAAAAACTGGTTGAATCGAATCCGTCGAAATAAAGGATGGTCGGAGATTGATGATGTCTTTCCGTCCGGGTATGTGCAACGGGAAGAAGTTTACCGGGAACTGTCGGTTTGGGCTCGCAGGCATCTGGATCTGGGTCAGATCAGCAAAATGATGGGGCTTTAA
- the cbiB gene encoding adenosylcobinamide-phosphate synthase CbiB, with the protein MEPALLLITAYFLDRLLGDPSWFPHPVVAMGWMIRQVEKALRWCEQVWRLQGKWALRLLGCLFPILVVGGVYILSFLLIQGVAAVSVSLAWGLEALLIATTIATKGLADAAQGILSCLRQGDLEGARQQLSMVVGRDTETLDESEVVRGTVETVAENIVDAVTAPLFFAAIGGAPLALAYRAVNTLDSMVGYQSQRYRHLGWASARLDDGANWLPARLTVGPMLVALMWKGYDAKGAWQILRRDARKHPSPNSGMTEAAMAGGLGIQLGGTNRYQGVISHRSLLGDSVEERTQAHILASITVLKVTTLLFTLGLSLIVWAV; encoded by the coding sequence ATGGAACCCGCTCTCCTCCTGATCACAGCCTACTTCCTGGATCGGTTGCTCGGGGATCCTTCTTGGTTCCCTCATCCGGTTGTGGCGATGGGCTGGATGATCCGACAAGTGGAGAAGGCTCTACGCTGGTGTGAGCAGGTGTGGCGACTTCAGGGAAAATGGGCTCTCCGCTTGTTGGGGTGTCTGTTCCCGATTTTGGTGGTGGGAGGGGTTTACATCCTGTCCTTTCTGTTGATCCAAGGGGTGGCCGCTGTTTCCGTCAGTTTGGCCTGGGGCTTGGAAGCCCTGCTGATCGCTACTACCATCGCTACCAAAGGATTGGCAGATGCTGCACAGGGAATTCTCAGTTGCCTGCGACAGGGAGACCTGGAAGGGGCCAGGCAACAACTATCCATGGTGGTGGGGCGGGATACGGAGACCCTGGATGAGTCAGAGGTGGTTCGAGGAACGGTGGAAACCGTGGCGGAAAATATCGTGGATGCGGTTACGGCTCCCCTGTTCTTTGCTGCCATCGGCGGGGCTCCTCTGGCTTTGGCTTACCGGGCGGTTAATACTTTGGACTCCATGGTGGGTTACCAAAGCCAGCGGTATCGTCACCTGGGGTGGGCATCCGCCCGTTTGGATGATGGAGCCAATTGGCTTCCTGCCCGGTTAACGGTAGGACCCATGTTGGTAGCTTTGATGTGGAAAGGGTATGATGCAAAAGGGGCTTGGCAGATCCTGCGCCGGGATGCCCGTAAACATCCCAGTCCCAACAGCGGCATGACCGAAGCGGCTATGGCAGGAGGATTAGGCATTCAATTAGGAGGAACCAATCGATACCAAGGTGTAATTTCCCATCGGTCATTGTTAGGTGACTCTGTAGAGGAGCGAACCCAGGCACACATCCTGGCCTCCATCACTGTTCTGAAGGTGACGACACTGTTGTTTACATTGGGTCTGTCGTTGATCGTATGGGCGGTGTGA
- a CDS encoding Mov34/MPN/PAD-1 family protein yields the protein MTISQISIQAHVIREIQGHCLRQLPQEGCGILAGQKKQITCFFSIPNQDHSPDTFSFEPRTYLDTIRKMRTKKLDWLGVVHSHPETEPYPSSLDIANWHYPELSYWILSLKSQRCRLSAYIIQNGHVTPIPYRIATNRYEENDLDRGEQQ from the coding sequence TTGACCATATCCCAGATTTCGATTCAAGCCCATGTAATCAGGGAGATTCAAGGGCATTGTCTAAGACAGTTGCCCCAGGAAGGCTGTGGCATTCTCGCCGGTCAAAAGAAACAAATCACATGTTTCTTTTCCATACCCAACCAAGATCACAGTCCGGATACCTTCTCTTTTGAACCGCGTACCTACTTGGACACGATTCGAAAAATGCGGACCAAAAAGCTGGATTGGTTGGGTGTCGTTCACTCCCATCCGGAAACCGAACCCTACCCTTCCTCACTGGACATCGCCAACTGGCATTATCCAGAGTTATCCTACTGGATTCTCTCTTTGAAAAGCCAACGTTGCCGGCTGTCCGCATATATCATTCAAAACGGTCATGTAACTCCAATACCATACCGGATTGCAACAAACCGTTACGAAGAGAACGATCTTGACCGAGGTGAACAGCAATGA
- a CDS encoding L-lactate permease: MLIVGALIPLTVVFVLIFGWKKSALVSGMAGWLTAILLGFGVPGFSLGWQDLQDSLIRGSLITWIASYVMLFGIFLYHLMSEAGAIRQLADWIKKSTDDPVFHTLFLIVGVAPFLESASGFGVSALVTAPILLALGFSPVKTVLLSFLGMCAVPWGALATGTVIGAEIAKIPLDVIGVGSASVSVLTFLYFAGIAYWIAGGKKAMISRWPEWLTVSFALAVSIWAINKWIGVELAGALGGLVSAAVAWLWVQSRRRGERSVSLREIGKPVAPYLFLILWLLVTRWWPLAEETLNCYGVMELPAYSFRLPLLFSPGFALLVTCVATIFWFRLDRQSCRRACLRTWKQWLPVTLATVAFVTMSEVMFVSGMTPLLASAAASLFGSVYLAITPLIGGIGGFLTGSNTGANGMLMQLQLQTAERLGLVKEWVAIGQNVGSSHMNVAFPSRIVMIASICGIREKEAFLLKKLLMIAVGGTLLVIPGLYLLRFWG; encoded by the coding sequence ATGCTGATTGTTGGGGCTTTGATTCCCCTTACGGTAGTATTTGTTCTGATTTTTGGCTGGAAGAAGAGTGCCTTGGTTTCCGGCATGGCGGGATGGTTGACGGCAATTCTTTTGGGGTTTGGAGTGCCGGGGTTTTCCCTGGGATGGCAGGACTTGCAGGATAGCTTGATAAGAGGGTCACTGATTACTTGGATTGCCTCTTACGTCATGTTGTTTGGAATTTTTTTGTATCATCTAATGAGTGAGGCGGGAGCGATCCGTCAGTTGGCGGACTGGATTAAGAAGAGTACAGATGATCCTGTTTTTCATACCCTCTTTTTAATTGTGGGAGTTGCTCCTTTTTTGGAATCTGCCAGCGGGTTTGGTGTTTCTGCTTTGGTGACGGCTCCGATTCTACTGGCCTTGGGCTTTTCCCCCGTAAAAACGGTACTTTTGTCTTTTTTGGGAATGTGTGCCGTACCATGGGGTGCCCTGGCGACAGGAACGGTGATCGGGGCGGAGATCGCCAAAATTCCTTTGGACGTAATCGGGGTGGGTAGCGCCTCCGTATCGGTGTTGACCTTTCTTTATTTTGCCGGGATTGCTTATTGGATTGCCGGTGGAAAAAAAGCGATGATCTCCCGTTGGCCGGAGTGGTTGACGGTTTCTTTTGCTTTGGCGGTTTCCATATGGGCGATTAATAAGTGGATCGGGGTGGAACTAGCAGGGGCCTTGGGAGGGCTGGTTTCCGCAGCAGTGGCTTGGCTGTGGGTCCAGTCCCGTCGAAGGGGTGAAAGAAGTGTATCCCTCAGGGAGATCGGCAAACCGGTGGCTCCCTATTTGTTTTTGATTTTATGGTTACTGGTAACCCGGTGGTGGCCCTTGGCTGAGGAGACATTGAACTGTTATGGGGTAATGGAGTTACCTGCCTATTCCTTCCGGCTTCCTCTTCTGTTTTCCCCCGGTTTTGCCTTGCTGGTAACATGTGTAGCTACGATTTTTTGGTTCCGATTGGATCGACAGTCCTGTAGAAGAGCCTGCTTGCGTACTTGGAAACAATGGCTTCCGGTTACCTTGGCCACAGTGGCCTTTGTCACGATGTCAGAGGTGATGTTTGTCTCTGGAATGACTCCGTTATTGGCTTCGGCGGCGGCGTCTTTGTTCGGCTCTGTCTATTTGGCAATCACCCCTTTGATTGGAGGCATTGGAGGGTTTTTAACCGGGAGCAATACCGGAGCCAACGGCATGTTGATGCAATTACAATTACAGACGGCGGAACGGCTGGGTTTGGTAAAAGAATGGGTTGCCATCGGTCAGAATGTGGGGTCTTCCCATATGAATGTCGCTTTTCCCTCTCGGATTGTGATGATTGCTTCGATCTGTGGAATCCGGGAAAAGGAAGCGTTTTTGTTGAAAAAGTTACTGATGATTGCGGTAGGAGGTACTCTGTTGGTGATTCCGGGGCTGTATCTGCTTCGCTTTTGGGGATAA
- a CDS encoding sulfurtransferase yields MKGPMVTADWLNRHLREDDLVIVDCRFDLSDPEAGHKAYLKGHIPGAIYLDLDKDLSGKAARHGGRHPLPDWQEFAQKMGRSGIHPDSRIVAYDDQAGAMAARFWWMMDYLGHQEVAVLEGGFQGWQESGYPVTQEIPRPEPAKFIPNIRNPERIVHQEEVKKHQGILIDSRERERFIGKVEPIDVKAGHIPGACNRFWKDNLKEGQYWKTPEELRHDFSFLAGNTPVVYCGSGVTACANLLALRLAGVADARLYAGSWSDWISYEKNPIRQGEE; encoded by the coding sequence GTGAAGGGACCGATGGTGACTGCTGATTGGTTAAATCGGCATTTACGGGAGGATGATTTGGTCATCGTGGATTGTCGGTTTGATCTGAGTGATCCAGAGGCGGGACACAAAGCGTATCTGAAGGGACACATACCAGGTGCGATCTATCTGGACCTTGATAAGGATCTGTCGGGAAAAGCGGCAAGGCACGGGGGGCGGCATCCGCTTCCGGATTGGCAGGAATTTGCCCAAAAGATGGGCCGATCAGGGATTCACCCTGACAGCCGGATTGTTGCTTATGATGATCAGGCAGGTGCCATGGCAGCTCGCTTCTGGTGGATGATGGATTACTTGGGGCACCAAGAAGTAGCGGTATTGGAAGGCGGTTTTCAAGGCTGGCAGGAAAGCGGATATCCGGTGACACAGGAAATACCCCGACCTGAACCTGCCAAGTTTATCCCGAATATCAGGAATCCTGAGAGAATCGTCCACCAGGAAGAGGTCAAAAAGCATCAGGGTATCCTGATTGATTCCCGGGAACGGGAACGCTTTATCGGAAAGGTGGAACCGATCGATGTCAAAGCGGGTCATATTCCCGGTGCTTGCAACCGCTTCTGGAAGGATAATCTCAAAGAAGGACAGTATTGGAAAACACCGGAAGAATTGCGTCATGATTTTTCTTTTTTAGCAGGGAATACCCCTGTCGTGTATTGCGGTTCCGGTGTGACGGCATGTGCCAATCTGTTGGCACTTCGCCTTGCCGGAGTTGCCGATGCTCGCTTGTATGCCGGAAGCTGGAGCGATTGGATATCCTATGAGAAAAACCCCATCCGACAAGGGGAGGAGTAG
- a CDS encoding nicotinate phosphoribosyltransferase, giving the protein MTRQAGWALHTDKYQITMMYAHWKNGTHLKRKAFDLYFRKLPFGNGYTVFAGLERAIQYLEQLRFTEEDIRFLSEQEERFDPRFLDLLREFRFTGNVYGMKEGAIVFPNEPLLRLEGTVMELQLVETALLNFIGYQTLVATKAARIRTIAEGDQLMEFGSRRAQESDAALWGARAAYLAGFNSTSNMNAGKQFNIPVAGTHSHAWVQDFDTELEAFRAYARAFPASTVLLVDTYDTLKSGIPHAIQVGHELAEQGYNLAGIRLDSGDLAYISKAARKMLDEAGLHSTKIIASSDLDENTLLNLKSQGAQIDAWGVGTKLITAYDQPALGAVYKLVAREEEGNWIPSIKISSNPEKVTTPGIKTVFRLIDRETEKARGDLIVEEGQNIDEEQPIILFHPVHTYRKKKISQFRAVKLLHPIFLQGKRVYELPDLQEVRRYHKEQKATFWEEHLRLLNPEEYHVDLSIELWDAKQKLLRQIYRQIREENGGRPL; this is encoded by the coding sequence ATGACCAGACAAGCAGGGTGGGCCTTGCATACCGATAAGTACCAGATCACGATGATGTACGCTCACTGGAAAAACGGTACCCACCTTAAACGCAAAGCATTTGACCTTTATTTTCGAAAGCTGCCCTTTGGTAACGGTTACACTGTGTTTGCCGGACTGGAGCGGGCCATTCAGTACTTGGAACAACTTCGTTTTACAGAGGAGGATATCCGCTTTTTATCCGAACAGGAAGAGCGGTTTGACCCTCGGTTTCTGGACTTGCTCCGGGAATTTCGTTTTACCGGAAACGTATATGGCATGAAAGAAGGGGCCATTGTATTTCCCAATGAGCCTTTGCTTCGCCTGGAAGGAACCGTAATGGAATTGCAGCTGGTGGAAACGGCACTGCTCAATTTCATCGGATATCAAACCCTTGTGGCTACCAAAGCTGCCCGGATCCGTACCATTGCTGAAGGAGATCAGCTGATGGAGTTCGGCTCCCGACGTGCCCAGGAGTCCGATGCCGCCCTTTGGGGTGCCCGGGCTGCTTATTTGGCCGGATTCAATTCCACCTCCAATATGAACGCCGGAAAACAATTCAATATCCCGGTAGCGGGAACACATTCCCATGCCTGGGTACAGGATTTCGATACCGAATTGGAAGCCTTTCGGGCATACGCCCGGGCCTTCCCTGCCTCTACCGTGCTCTTGGTTGATACCTACGATACCCTGAAAAGCGGTATCCCCCATGCCATCCAGGTGGGACATGAACTGGCGGAACAGGGTTACAACCTGGCGGGAATCCGACTGGACAGCGGAGATTTGGCCTATATCTCCAAAGCTGCCCGTAAAATGTTGGATGAGGCCGGACTTCATTCTACCAAAATTATCGCTTCCAGCGATTTGGATGAAAACACGCTGCTCAACCTGAAGTCCCAGGGAGCTCAAATTGATGCCTGGGGTGTGGGAACCAAACTGATTACCGCCTATGATCAACCCGCTCTGGGTGCGGTTTATAAGCTGGTAGCCCGGGAAGAGGAAGGAAACTGGATTCCCTCCATCAAGATCTCTTCCAATCCGGAAAAAGTTACGACTCCCGGAATCAAAACCGTTTTCCGACTCATCGACCGTGAAACGGAAAAAGCAAGAGGGGATCTGATCGTAGAAGAAGGACAAAACATCGATGAGGAACAACCTATCATTTTGTTTCATCCCGTTCATACTTACCGGAAAAAGAAAATCAGTCAGTTCCGTGCCGTCAAATTGCTGCACCCCATTTTCCTTCAAGGAAAACGGGTCTACGAACTGCCTGACTTGCAAGAGGTCCGCCGCTATCATAAAGAGCAAAAGGCCACCTTTTGGGAGGAACATCTGCGCCTATTAAATCCTGAAGAGTATCATGTGGATTTATCCATCGAACTATGGGATGCCAAACAGAAACTTCTCCGCCAAATCTACCGTCAGATCCGGGAAGAAAACGGAGGACGCCCCCTGTAA
- a CDS encoding Gmad2 immunoglobulin-like domain-containing protein has product MRKKWLCLLAILALAVSAFPLTASADHSQEDSFRQVVVSDPVVEYVVRGKARVFEGIYHYRVKNGNKTITEGWGSTDEGGPAWGSFKQVLHLPKGEFAKKEDLTLELYEGSEKDGSEVHRLSLPLQEGSYTKENNGFKSIQINHPQVIYHVSGKARVFEGTYQYAVSDGHDYLVKGVGRASRGEPDWGKFEETIRIPVETMPVNGTLILELYAMDKKSGQPVYSHHVVMDQTPWQ; this is encoded by the coding sequence GTGAGAAAAAAATGGCTCTGTCTGTTGGCGATCCTGGCTTTAGCGGTGTCTGCGTTTCCATTGACGGCAAGTGCGGATCACAGTCAGGAGGATTCTTTTCGCCAAGTGGTTGTGTCTGATCCTGTGGTGGAATACGTGGTTCGAGGAAAAGCCCGGGTCTTTGAAGGTATCTATCATTACCGAGTGAAAAACGGCAATAAGACGATTACAGAGGGTTGGGGAAGTACCGATGAAGGAGGACCGGCCTGGGGAAGCTTCAAACAAGTTCTTCACCTTCCCAAAGGCGAGTTTGCCAAAAAAGAAGACCTGACCCTGGAATTATACGAAGGATCTGAAAAGGATGGCTCCGAGGTTCATCGATTATCTCTGCCTCTGCAAGAAGGAAGTTACACAAAAGAGAATAATGGTTTTAAAAGCATTCAGATCAACCATCCACAAGTAATCTACCATGTCAGTGGAAAAGCCCGTGTATTTGAAGGTACATACCAATACGCGGTCAGTGACGGTCATGATTATTTGGTCAAAGGGGTGGGAAGAGCATCCCGGGGAGAACCGGATTGGGGCAAATTTGAGGAAACGATTCGCATTCCTGTGGAAACAATGCCTGTCAACGGTACTCTGATCCTGGAATTGTATGCAATGGATAAGAAAAGTGGCCAACCAGTTTATTCCCATCATGTCGTTATGGATCAAACCCCCTGGCAGTAA